From a single Brassica oleracea var. oleracea cultivar TO1000 chromosome C5, BOL, whole genome shotgun sequence genomic region:
- the LOC106343414 gene encoding bifunctional protein FolD 2: MASSDQTAKIIDGKAIAHTIRLEIAEEVRDLSEKHGKVPGLAVVIVGARKDSQTYVNMKRKACAEVGIKSVDVDLPEDVSEADLISKVHQLNSDPDVHGILVQLPLPKHINEENVLSAISIDKDVDGFHPLNIGKLAMKGREPLFLPCTPKGCLELLKRSGVKIKGQRAVVVGRSNIVGLPVSLLLLKADATVTTVHSHTKDPEAIIREADIVIAAAGQACMIKSDWIKPGAAVIDVGTNAVSDPSRKSGYRLVGDVDYAEACKVAGCITPVPGGVGPMTVAMLLRNTLDGAKRVIGQ; encoded by the exons ATGGCTTCATCTGATCAAACGGCGAAGATAATCGATGGAAAGGCGATTGCTCATACCATCCGATTAGAGATCGCCGAGGAAGTTCGCGATCTATCTGAGAAACACGGCAAG GTCCCAGGACTAGCGGTGGTTATAGTTGGTGCACGGAAAGATTCACAAACTTATGTGAATATGAAGAGGAAAGCGTGTGCTGAGGTTGGGATCAAATCAGTTGATGTGGACCTACCAGAGGATGTTTCTGAAGCTGATCTTATCAGCAAAGTTCATCAACTCAATTCAGATCCTGATGTCCACG GTATATTAGTTCAACTCCCGTTGCCGAAACATATCAATGAGGAGAATGTTTTAAGTGCAATCAGCATTGATAAAGATGTAGATGGCTTCCATCCTCTGAATATTGGTAAGCTAGCCATGAAAGGCAGAGAGCCCCTCTTCCTTCCATGCACCCCAAAG GGATGTTTGGAACTCTTAAAGAGAAGTGGCGTAAAGATAAAAGGGCAACGAGCAGTTGTAGTAGGTCGCAGCAACATTGTTGGATTACCTGTTTCGCTTCTATTGCTCAAGGCTGATGCTACTGTTACAACCGTACATTCTCACACCAAAGATCCTGAGGCTATCATACGCGAAGCTGACATCGTTATTGCTGCAGCCGGACAAGCCTGCATG ATTAAGAGCGACTGGATTAAGCCAGGTGCTGCGGTGATCGATGTTGGAACTAATGCAGTGAGCGACCCGAGCAGGAAGTCAGGATACCGGTTGGTTGGAGATGTTGATTACGCAGAAGCTTGTAAAGTTGCAGGTTGCATAACTCCTGTCCCTGGTGGTGTAGGTCCAATGACAGTGGCGATGCTGCTGAGGAACACCTTAGACGGTGCCAAGCGGGTCATTGGCCAGTAA